A part of Rhopalosiphum maidis isolate BTI-1 chromosome 3, ASM367621v3, whole genome shotgun sequence genomic DNA contains:
- the LOC113560142 gene encoding uncharacterized protein LOC113560142: MSSLLKIICMAEAAGELDEPTHKRRRYWVYPIHSSNEHDIRFQVFYDNLKKYPEKFFDYYRMSISSFEELLEKVRLHLTKEITHFRNPISPEKRLTVTLRYLSMGTNFAALHFDFSIGKSTINGIVKETCKILWSVLLEAEMPQPTKETWLQISDLFYKKTNFPNCLGTIDGKHIRCKNPNHAGSLYFNYKKYFSIVLIAVVDANLNFISIDVGAYDHLKIQPSEHILGGLTFSITLWLHNVWLVFD; encoded by the exons aTGAGTTCtcttctgaaaataatttgtatggcTGAAGCTGCTGGTGAACTTGATGAACCAACACATAAGCGCAGAAGGTATTGGGTTTATCCTATACATAGTAGTAATGAACACGACATAcgatttcaagtattttatgataatctaaaaaaatatcctgAAAAATTTTTCGACTATTATCGGATGTCAATTTCCTCGTTTGAAGAGCTACTCGAGAAGGTCCGATTACATTTAACGAAGGAAATAACGCACTTTCGAAATCCTATAAGCCCGGAAAAAAGATTGACAGTGACTTTgag atATTTGTCCATGGGAACTAATTTTGCGGCATTACACTTTGATTTCTCTATCGGAAAAAGTACTATTAATGGAATAGTTAAAGaaacgtgtaaaatattatggtcaGTGCTATTAGAAGCCGAAATGCCACAACCTACAAAAGAAACCTGGTTACAAATatctgatttattttataaaaaaaccaacTTTCCGAATTGTCTAGGTACTATAGATGGCAAGCACATCAGGTGCAAAAACCCAAACCACGCAGGTTCGCTgtactttaattataaaaaatatttttccattgtGTTGATAGCTGTGGTAGAtgccaatttaaattttatttctattgatGTTGGTGCCTATGATCACCTCAAAATACAGCCATCAGAGCACATTCTAGGCGGTTTAACTTTTTCAATAACCCTTTGGCTTCACAATGTGTGGTTGGTTTTTGACTAG